A region of Acyrthosiphon pisum isolate AL4f unplaced genomic scaffold, pea_aphid_22Mar2018_4r6ur Scaffold_21378;HRSCAF=23822, whole genome shotgun sequence DNA encodes the following proteins:
- the LOC103309549 gene encoding zinc finger BED domain-containing protein 1-like, which yields MVKAINSMDKTYLVRCTAHSKQLSINAGLQNDMVKEIINKLRKIVGNFNRSASAQNELENEQEKCGEKKHKLVQDCVTRWNSTCDMIDSVLKYLLKLLEPFKIVTKVLGGENYTTASIAHRLIKSLLNTLKVSEIDTNFLTTVKKLILDDLKYRREMMGLILAKSSALDPRFRELKFLSEEEKVTVWKQIENELKELITDPEIENEEDLISESILENEEHFETHSPPRKKLRSLMIDSDDDDEDDYSVTQSPTMKQLEEYKNLKIKVPYDQDPLNWWKENESKYSAVSLLAKKYLSIVATGVPCERLFSEAGTIISKKRNRLSPERLNQLLFLNSYFKSNSSSETLMEKLLEEDIF from the exons ATGGTCAAAGCTATAAATTCCATGgataaaacatatttagttAGATGTACTGCTCACTCTAAACAGTTATCTATAAATGCAGGGCTCCAAAATGATAtggtaaaagaaataattaataaactgagAAAAATAGttggaaattttaatagaagtgCCTCTGCACAAAATGAACTTGAAAATGAACAAGAAAAGTGTggcgaaaaaaaacataaactagTTCAAGACTGCGTTACTCGTTGGAATTCGACATGTGACATGATTGATAGtgtcttaaaat atTTATTGAAATTACTTGAACCGtttaaaattgttacaaaaGTATTAGGTGGAGAAAACTACACAACCGCGTCAATAGCACACCGATTGATTAAAAGTCTTTTAAATACGTTAAAAGTTAGTGAAATAGAcactaattttttaactacggtaaaaaaactaattttagatGACTTAAAATATCGAAGAGAAATGATGGGTTTAATATTAGCAAAATCATCAGCATTAGACCCTAGATTTCGAGAGTTAAAATTTCTATCTGAAGAAGAAAAAGTAACTGTTTggaaacaaattgaaaatgagCTGAAAGAATTAATTACTGATCCAGAAATAGAAAATGAAGAAGATCTAATCTCTGAATCAATATTAGAAAATGAAGAACATTTTGAAACACACTCTCCTCCTCGTAAGAAATTACGATCATTAATGATAGATAGCGATGATGATGACGAAGACGATTATTCGGTAACTCAAAGTCCTACGATGAAACAACttgaagaatataaaaatttgaaaatcaaagttCCCTACGATCAAGATCCTTTAAATTGGTGGAAAGAAAACGAATCTAAATACTCAGCTGTATCATTACTAGccaaaaaatacttaagtataGTGGCCACTGGTGTTCCCTGTGAACGGTTATTTAGCGAAGCTGGAACAATCATTTCCAAGAAAAGAAATAGATTATCTCCTGAACGACTCAATCAActgttatttttgaattcatatttcaaaTCGAACTCAAGTTCTGAAACATTGATGGAAAAACTGCTCGAAGAagacattttttga